From Planctomycetota bacterium, one genomic window encodes:
- the modC gene encoding molybdenum ABC transporter ATP-binding protein — MTHLSFTAKHRFDSGFQLDMAWESDAQVTALFGPSGAGKTSCLNVLCGLLRVREGRIECGGQTWLDTARRIFVPPERRRIGMVFQDQLLFPHRTVADNLTYGLRRHRGGEARVKYDDVVRVLELGTLVDRRPATLSGGERQRVALGRALLAQPQLLLLDEPVSSLDDRLRWQVLDYLEHIVERWQIPALFVSHAQAEVRRLAQYAVVVDAGRVVTAAGVNQALLHRAPLQWRDQLGPINLLRLTNVKTVNGERTGRLGEHVVTLPPPPLESLHVADAVSRDAAAPQVKYAQLDPRDVLLASPGATLDISARNRWPGVVCQVAEVDDGLMVAIDVGQVVWAEVTHSSAQQQQLTVGQRVVCVAKTYSLKVME, encoded by the coding sequence GTGACCCATCTTTCGTTCACGGCCAAGCATCGGTTCGACTCGGGCTTTCAGCTCGATATGGCCTGGGAGAGCGACGCCCAGGTGACCGCGTTGTTCGGACCATCGGGCGCCGGCAAGACGTCGTGCTTGAACGTGCTGTGCGGCCTGCTGCGAGTGCGGGAAGGTCGCATCGAATGCGGCGGACAGACTTGGCTCGACACCGCGCGGCGCATCTTTGTGCCCCCCGAACGCCGCCGCATCGGCATGGTCTTCCAGGACCAGTTGCTCTTTCCGCATCGCACCGTGGCCGACAATCTGACTTATGGGTTGCGACGCCATCGGGGCGGCGAGGCTCGCGTCAAGTACGATGACGTTGTGCGTGTGTTGGAGTTGGGAACGCTCGTCGACCGGCGGCCGGCGACTCTTTCGGGAGGGGAACGGCAGCGCGTGGCGCTAGGGCGAGCGCTATTGGCTCAGCCGCAACTGTTGCTGCTCGACGAGCCTGTGTCATCGCTTGACGATCGGCTGCGATGGCAGGTGCTCGACTATCTCGAACACATCGTCGAGCGCTGGCAGATCCCCGCCCTGTTTGTCAGCCATGCCCAGGCCGAAGTCCGCCGCTTGGCCCAATATGCCGTGGTCGTTGACGCCGGACGAGTCGTCACCGCGGCCGGGGTGAACCAAGCGCTGTTGCATCGCGCCCCGTTGCAATGGCGCGATCAGTTGGGGCCGATCAACCTGCTGCGGCTGACCAATGTGAAGACCGTAAACGGCGAACGCACTGGACGACTTGGCGAGCACGTTGTCACGCTGCCACCACCACCGCTGGAAAGCCTGCACGTCGCCGACGCCGTGTCGCGTGACGCGGCCGCGCCCCAGGTAAAGTACGCGCAACTCGACCCGCGTGACGTGCTGCTGGCGTCGCCGGGCGCGACGCTCGACATCAGCGCCCGCAATCGCTGGCCCGGCGTGGTGTGCCAAGTCGCCGAAGTCGACGACGGCCTGATGGTCGCGATCGACGTTGGGCAAGTGGTCTGGGCCGAGGTCACTCATTCCAGCGCCCAGCAACAGCAACTGACCGTGGGCCAGCGCGTGGTGTGCGTCGCCAAGACGTACAGTTTGAAGGTGATGGAGTGA
- a CDS encoding NupC/NupG family nucleoside CNT transporter, whose amino-acid sequence MTHRIVSLCGLFAMIGLAWLLSSRRGRVSLRVIVGGLVLQFGFALLVLRTGFGRRLFQAAGDLFTRLLEYVTQASMFVFGVDEPNRGLLLQSFAFSVLPTIIFFSALMSLLYHLGVMQRLVRLMARLMQWTLGTSGAESLSAASNIFVGMTEAPLFIRPYLASMTNSELNAVMVGGFATVAGGVMAAYVSFGIDAGHLLTASVISAPAGLLIAKIMLPEIDEPQTSGKAAVELPSTVTNTIEAVVVGAADGLKLAMNVGAMLIAFLALIAMLNALLGWVGGWFGAAWSIDVALGYLFWPFAWLMGVDANECGEVGRLLGLRMATNEFLAYRDLAELMQQGKLSERSAIITTYALCGFANFGSIGITVGGIGAIAPERQRDLARLGLRAMIGGTLACFMTACVAGVLIP is encoded by the coding sequence GTGACGCACCGTATTGTCAGCCTGTGCGGGTTGTTCGCAATGATCGGGCTGGCCTGGCTGCTCAGCTCGCGGCGCGGCCGCGTCAGCCTGCGAGTGATCGTCGGCGGGTTGGTGTTGCAATTTGGCTTTGCGCTGCTGGTGCTGCGCACCGGTTTTGGACGGCGATTGTTCCAGGCAGCCGGCGATCTGTTCACGCGGCTACTCGAATATGTAACCCAGGCGTCGATGTTTGTCTTTGGCGTTGACGAGCCGAACCGCGGGCTGTTGCTACAGTCGTTCGCGTTCAGCGTGCTGCCGACGATCATCTTCTTTTCGGCGTTGATGTCGTTGTTGTATCACCTGGGGGTGATGCAGCGGCTGGTGCGGTTGATGGCTCGGCTCATGCAATGGACGCTCGGCACCTCGGGGGCCGAAAGCTTGTCCGCCGCGTCGAATATCTTTGTCGGCATGACCGAAGCGCCGCTGTTCATTCGACCCTATTTGGCCAGCATGACCAACTCGGAGCTGAACGCCGTAATGGTGGGCGGCTTTGCCACGGTGGCCGGCGGCGTGATGGCCGCCTATGTCAGCTTTGGCATCGACGCCGGGCACTTGCTGACGGCGTCGGTCATTTCGGCCCCGGCGGGATTGCTGATCGCCAAGATCATGTTGCCCGAGATCGACGAGCCCCAGACCTCGGGCAAAGCGGCGGTCGAGTTGCCCTCGACGGTGACCAACACGATCGAAGCGGTCGTTGTCGGCGCGGCCGATGGGCTGAAACTCGCGATGAATGTCGGGGCGATGTTGATTGCGTTCCTGGCGTTGATTGCCATGCTCAACGCGCTGCTGGGGTGGGTTGGCGGCTGGTTCGGCGCGGCCTGGTCGATTGACGTGGCACTCGGCTATTTGTTCTGGCCCTTCGCCTGGCTGATGGGCGTGGACGCCAACGAGTGCGGCGAGGTGGGGCGGCTGCTGGGTTTGCGAATGGCGACCAACGAGTTTCTGGCCTACCGCGATCTGGCCGAACTGATGCAGCAAGGCAAGCTCAGCGAGCGTTCCGCGATCATCACGACCTACGCCCTGTGCGGCTTTGCCAACTTCGGTTCGATCGGCATCACCGTCGGCGGCATCGGGGCGATCGCGCCGGAGCGGCAACGCGACCTAGCTCGACTGGGCCTGCGGGCGATGATCGGCGGAACGCTGGCGTGCTTCATGACCGCCTGTGTCGCCGGTGTGTTGATTCCGTGA